GCGTTGTGGTCTTCGTCTGGTACGTACGTAATGCCAAGAACCCAGTGGTCAACCCAGAGTTCTTTAAAAATGGTCGCTACGTATGGGCAATTTTGCTCGTGCTGATCATTTACTCCACCCAGCTCGGCTACATCGTGCTGCTGCCATTCGCAGCTAAAGAATTCCACGGACTAGACCAAGCTCAGGCATCCTATCTGATGATCCCAGGTTATATCTGTGCAGTTTTGATCGGTATCTTCTCCGGAAAAATCGGCAAGCTGATGACGTCGCGACGCACGATCTTCACCGCACTGGGCATGATCATCGTGGCGCTCGTGGTTGGCGCGCTCGCCATCCAGGTGCACGTTGCCGTGGCTATCGCATCGATCATCTTGTTCGCGTCCGGATTCGCGCTGCTCTACGCGCCGCTAGTGAACACTGCGCTCGCCAACATCCTGCCGGAGAAATCCGGTGTGGCCATTGGCTTCTACAATCTGACCATCAACATTGGTATCCCACTCGGTATCGCCTACACCTTCAAGCTGATGAACCTCAGCATCGGAACCAACGCCGTGATCTGGATTCTTGCCGCGATCGCCGTCGTCGGTGCCATGATGTACTTCATTGCTGACCGCGCGCTCTTTAGCCGCGAGAAGGCCGCAGGTATCGATTCCGTAGCAAACCACTAAAACATCCACCCACTTTTCAAGGAGATTCACCATAATGACTACCCGCAACGACGTAGCCCAGATGATCGACCACACCCTGCTCAAGCCAGAGGCAACCACCGACGACTTCAAGGCACTCATTGCCGACGCCGCCCGCCTCGGCACCTACTCGGTGTGCGTATCCCCATCCGCACTACCAGTTGAGGTTCCAGAAAACCTCCACGTAGCAACCGTCGTCGGCTTCCCATCCGGTGCCGTAAAGCCCGAGATCAAGGCTGCTGAAGCTGCCCGCGCCGTTGCTGATGGTGCAGAAGAAGTCGACATGGTGATCAACATCGCCCTCGCCAAGGAAGGCAAGTTTGACGAGCTTGAGGCCGAAATCAAGGCTGTTCGCGACGCTGTCCCAGCGCCAGGAATCCTCAAGGTCATCCTCGAAACCGCAGCATTGACTGACAACGAAATCGTCGCAGCATGCAAGGCCTCCGAAAACGCTGGTGCTGACTTTGTTAAGACCTCCACCGGCTTCCACCCAGCAGGTGGCGCAAGCGTCCACGCCGTGGAAATTATGCACGCAACCGTTGGTGGCCGCCTCGGAATCAAAGCCTCCGGTGGTATCCGCACCGCTAAGGACGCACTTGCCATGATCGAAGCTGGCGCTACCCGCTTGGGTCTGTCTGCCTCCGCAGCCATCCTTGAAGAACTAGGAGAGTAGAGCAATCATGAGCTACGCAGAGCTAGAGCACACAGCCCGCGAGTGGGCGGACCACGATCCTGACCCTCGCACCAAAGAAACCATCGAGGGCTGGCTTAAAACTCACGACGAAGAATCCCTCCAGCAGGCATTCAACGGACCGCTGACTTTTGGCACCGCCGGCCTGCGAGCACGAGTGGGCGCAGGTGAATCCCAGCTCAGCCTGGCGGTTATCCTGCGCACCACCTACGGCCTAGTTAACTGGGTAAAAACCCAGCTTGGCGCAGATGCCACCCCAACGATCGTGATTGGTTGCGACGCCCGCCATGGATCCCTTGAGTTCCACCAAGCAGCGGCAGAGGTCGTCTCCGCAGCCGGCGGACGCGCCCTGCTGCTACCAGCCAAAAACCCCACTCCGCTGACCGCCTTCAGTGTGAAGAAGTTCGGTGCCGATGCCGGCATCATGGTCACCGCCTCGCACAACCCACCAGCCGACAACGGCTACAAGGTATATCTCGGCGGACGCATTGCCCAAGGTCCAGCCGAAGGCGTGCAGCTGATCAGCCCAGCAGACAAGGAAATCTCCGAAGCAATCGCAGCAGCACCTTATGCAGACGAGATCCCACGCACCACCGACAACATCGAGCATGTTGATCCACGCGAGGACTACCTCACCCGCGCGCTGACCCTCGCGGACAAGAAGAGCGACATCCTCATTGCACTGACCGCCATGCACGGCGTCGGTGCAGCCCTAGGCGAAAAGGTGCTCACCGCTGCTGGATTCAACGTCTCCCTCGTTCCAGAACAAGCCGAGCCAGACCCAGATTTCCCCACGGTGTCCTTCCCGAACCCAGAGGAAAAAGGCGCACTCGACCTAGCCAAGGCACACGCCAACGCCATCGGAGCCGATGTCATCATCGCCTACGACCCCGACGCGGATCGCTGTGCTGTCGCCACCCCAGACGCGAACGCCGAAGGTGGCTGGCGCCAACTCAGCGGTGACGAGACAGGTGCCGTACTAGGTGCATACCGTGCGGGCGTCGCAAAGCCAGGCTCCATGGCCAACTCCATCGTCTCTGGCCGCCTGCTCTCCAAGATCGCCGAAGCCGCAGGGCGTACTCACGCCACCACGCTCACCGGATTCAAATGGATCGCGCGCACCCCTGAACTCGTATTCGGTTATGAGGAAGCCATCGGATTCTGCTGCGATCCCGAAGCAGTTGCCGACAAAGACGGCGTTTCCGCCTCCGTAGTCGTAGCAAGCCTCGTCAGTGCCCTCAAAGCCGAAGGCCGTACCTTGGATGATGCCCTCGACGACCTGGCCCGCGAGCACGGCCTCTACCAGACCGCGCCGCTGACCTTCCGCGTCGACGACCTCTCCATCATCGCCCGCGCCATGAGCACCCTACGCACACAACCGCCAACCGAACTCGCAGGCGCAACCGTCACCGAGGTCACCGACCTCAACGACCCAACCTTGCCATGGGGCGCAACCGACGGCATGATGTTCATCACCGACCACAACGACCGCATCATCTGCCGCCCATCCGGCACCGAGCCAAAACTCAAGTGCTACCTCGAAGTGGTCATGCCCGTCACCGGTGGCACCATCCCACGCGCCGAAGCCACCCAACGTCTCGACGCTATCGCCACCGCACTGCGCACCCACCTCGGAATGTAGGCGAGAAACAACCTCCGCGTTCAGCCTTGCTACATTAGTGACAAGTATGAACAAGGTACTCACAGCACTAGCCCTCGTAGCCGCAACCACCGTGTTGCGGCTCGGGGCTTTTGCCATAGCAGGAGCAACCGCCGGAATCCCCAACGCCGTCACCACCGCCGCGTTGAAATGGGACGCCGACCAATATCTCACCATCGCCCGCGACGGCTACCTCGCCAACCCCGAAACCAGCGTCGCATTCTTCCCAGGGCTGCCCATCACCATGCGCGTGCTCAGCGCGATTACCCATCTGCCGCTGGAAGCATCGGGGCTGGTCATTGTCACGATCGCCACGGTTGCCCTCGCCCTAGCGGTCATGCGGCTCGCCGAACTTATGGGATTCACCACGCCGAGTGGACGTATCGTCGCAACGCTTGTGGTGCTTTTCGCGCCCATGTCCGGCACCTTCACCATGGTCTACACCGAAGCCCCCTTCATGGCGCTAAGCCTCTGGGCAATCGTCGCCATGATGCAAGAACGCTGGCGGCGTACGACCTTTCTCATCGCCCTCGCAGGGCTCGTACGCCTCACCGGAATCGACCTCGTAGCCACCTTCGCCATCGTCTTGCTGCTGGCCTCCAAACGCCACTTACCGCTCGCCGCAATCGCGGCCCTGCCCACCGCCAGCTACCTCGCCTGGGCCTCCTGGGTCACCCGCGACGCCGGCGGCTACTTCGGCATCCAAGAAAAAGGGTGGGGCTCGGGCTTCGACGGCGGAATCAGCACCATCAACTGGATCATCCACAGCCTCCACGAGCCCATCCGCCTCGGCTACGTACTCAGCTCCGTCAGCATGATCATCGCAGTCATTGCGCTCATCGTGGCTTATCAGCGCCTCCCGCTCGCCCCGTGGCTCTTCTCGCTATTCATCGCGCTCAACGTGCTGCTCAGCGGCGGAATCATGCACTCCCGCCCGCGGCTCCTGCTGCCCATGGTCCTGCTCGCCCTGCCGTTTATCCGCACTTGGCCTGCGGTAATTCTATGGTCGCTAGGAGGACTTGCCATCTCGGCGTACATGATCGTGGTGTTCCCCTGGGCGATCTAAATTAGCTCCCAACACCGCGCCACGACAACGCAAAAGTAGACACCACCATGGTGATTAACGCAGCTGCCATAAACACCCAATTCAAGTCATACACTTGGAACTGCTCACCCAACACGGCATAGCCCAGAGCAAAAGCCACAATCGGCTCCACAATGGTCATCGCCGGCAGGGAATTCTTGAGCGGTCCAGCATTAAACGCGTACTGCTGAATCACAGTGCCCAGAATCGCGCCAAACAACAGGGAATAGCCCTGCCAAGAAAACACAAGAGTGGCGATACCGCCATGAGTCATGATGTCCACCGTGGCCTTGGAAAGAACAGCCACGTAGCCATACACCCCGCCAGTGATAGACCCTAGGACTAGGGCACGAGTATTAAGGGCGAGGCGGCCGGAAATAAACCACAGCGCCAGCAGGATAACAGCGCCGATCCCAAGGGCGAGAAGCCAACGATCCATAGGGGGCTGGGGGTCACCAGCGGCCGGTTTGCCCAGAACAACGAGGACGGCGACGGCCACGGTGAGCGCGCCCGCCCAGCCCATCTCGTCGCGGCTGGGGAGGCGGCCGTCGTAACGCGCGGACAGCGGAAGCGTAAACATAAGCGACAGCACAAGGATCGGTTGAACTATCAAAAGAGCGCCAAACCCGAGAGCCACCACCTGGAGCGCGTAGCCGAGCAGGGCAGTGAGGCTGCCAACCCACCAGCGGAAATGGGTGACCGCTTCGAGAAGGGGAGAGCCGTCGGTTTCCTCGGCTATACGGTGCCGGACCACGGTGCCCCATGCGATGGTGAGGGCCGAGGCGAGGGCGAACGCCATGGCGAGGAAATTGCTGTACATCGGGATTTAGCCTATACGGTTTACGCAGCATCATTGCTTTACGACGCTCCCTCTGCACTATTCACCCCCGAATACTGTAAATATCGTGCGGAATTATATGCAGTGATCAAAATAGACTGTAGTATAGAAATTCGTAATTTCATGATCTTGAACGAGGGGCGCACATGCTGGTTAACGCAGTGTTGTGGCGTTCCGGGAAGAGCGTAGCCCCGTGGCACTTGTAGTACAGAAATATGGAGGTTCTTCGCTAGAAAGCGCAGAACGAATCCGACGTGTCGCTGAACGGATCGTGGCCACTAAGAAGCAGGGGCACGACGTAGTCGTCGTGTGCTCTGCCATGGGGGATACCACCGATGAGCTGCTCGACCTTGCAGCGCAGGTGAATCCAGTTCCGCCAGCACGCGAGATGGATATGTTGTTGACGGCTGGCGAACGTATCTCGAATGCGTTGGTGGCCATGGCTATTGAATCCTTTGGAGCGAAAGCGCAGTCGTTTACAGGTTCACAAGCTGGTGTGATCACCACAGAACGCCACGGAAACGCGCGCATCGTCGACGTTACTCCCGGGCGTGTACGTGAAGCCTTGGACGAGGGCAAGATCTGTCTTGTCGCCGGATTCCAAGGTGTGAACCGCGAATCAAAGGACGTGACCACGCTAGGTCGTGGCGGTTCCGATACCACCGCAGTAGCGTTGGCGGCGGCGCTTAATGCTGATGTGTGCGAGATCTACTCGGACGTAGATGGTGTGTACACGGCGGACCCCCGCATTGTTTCTAACGCGCAGAAACTGGAAAAGCTGTGTTTCGAGGAAATGCTGGAGCTTGCCGCAAGCGGTTCCAAGATTTTGGTATTGCGCAGTGTCGAGTACGCCCGCGCGTTTGGCGTGCCACTGCGCGTTCGTTCGTCTTATAGCAATGATCCCGGCACATTGGTCGCCGGTTCGATGGAGGATATCCCTGTGGAAGAAGCAGTACTAACTGGTGTAGCGACCGACAACTCTGAGGCTAAGATTACGGTTCTGGGTATCCCAGATTCCCCAGGCAGTGCATCTGCAGTGTTCCGTGCACTTGCCGACGCCGAAATCAACATCGATACGGTGCTGCAAAATATCTCCTCCCTCGAAGATAACCGCACCGACATCACCTTCACCTGTCCGCGTGCCGACGGCCCCCACGCCATGGAACTGCTCCGCAACCTGCAGACAAAGAATGACTGGCAGAACGTGCTTTACGACGACCAGATCGGCAAGGTTTCCCTTGTCGGTGCCGGCATGAAATCTCATCCAGGGGTCACCGCAGAGTTCTGCGAAGCACTACGTGACGCTGGTGTGAACATCGAACTGATCTCCACCTCCGAAATCCGCATCTCAGTACTGATCCGCGAATCGGACGTCGATGTGGCAGCTCGTGCCATCCACGAGAAATTTGAGCTCGGTGGCGAAACCGAAGCAGTTGTCTACGCCGGTACTGGTCGGTAAGCGAGGATTTTTAAGAAAACCGTGTGATAAAAGACCTCTCGCCAATAGTGGGCAAGAGGTCTTTTGATGTGATTGTGTAATTTTGCATGGGTCTCACCTTAAAGTGAGGTAAAGGTAGATGTGAAAATTCATGCAAGAATCTCTAAAAAGTGAATAAAACTTAACTAGTATTTCTGCTATTCTTAATTTTTAATGGCCGTGAGGTCATGGTGCCCAATCGTCAAATCCAGTGTTGCATATCGAAACGATTATGCGGCATGGCCCTCGAGGTTTTGACTTAGTCATGTGACGCTCATTTTGATTGGGAAGCCTCAGGTGCCTTGTAAAAATTAAGAGAGAGTGAAGATGGTCGATTCGCGTTTTTATGAACGCTTCCCAATACGCAGGCTGATCGCCCTAATGATGGTGGTCGTTGTTTGCGTGGGGCTAGTGGTTTCCCCTCGTGTTCCTTCTGCTGGTGCGGCAGAGTGTAAGGGCACAGTTAGTGATCTTCAATGGAAGCCTAATTCCACGATTCAAAATGGAATCTTCGTCGGAAATTACGGGGAAGGTGCAGATGTACAGTTCAATTGGAAAGTAGACTCTGACGCTAACCCCGGCGATCAGTTCACTTTAAAGGTGCCGGATGAGCTTGTGCGTCTAGGGCGAAAAGATTTAAGTCTGTATTCTTCTGATGGTCAGGAAGTTGCTAAAGGTGCGTGGGATGGAGGCACCAAGACATGGACTTTCACCCTTACTGATTATGCGAAAACTCATGGCGATATTTCGGGTACTGCGTTTTTCAGCGTCCAGTGGGACAGGACAAAAACTACCGCGAACACCTCCTACCCCCTGTACTTCTCAGGATGCCAAGGAGGTGGGAATCTCAACGGGAAGACACCTGAAGAAGGCATCGGTGGACTTGAACAAACAACATCGAAGACCGGCGTTTATGATTCTGTGGAAGATAACGTTCGATGGGGAGTCTTTGTAGGTACAGCCTCTAACGATGTTTATAGTCCCGTCGTGATCAAGGACATTGGAAATCCACAGCTCTTAATTCGATGCACTGACGTGAAAGTTAATGACCGCACTCCTTATCCCCATACGGCCATCAATGACACTCCTATTGATCCCAAGAGGTGGACGTGTGAGGAATCAAACGGTGGCATAACTGTCCGGATGGTTCCTGATGAGTATGGTCGCTATTTGACACGTGGACAGTCGTTGGCTGTTGAGATCGAATCTGTTGTAACCGATGACAACGCTCGATACATTACGAATAAGGCGACCGTCGACAATGCTCCTGATGGCATTAAGGATGTAGAGGCTCAGGTAGACCGCGGCGACGCTGGTGGCGTGGGCCAAGGTTTCCAAGGCAAGATCAAGATTCAAAAGGAAGTAGTCGGGGAAACTGCACCTGTACAGGGAAACAAATTTGATTTCGAGTATAAATGTGGTGACACAACGCAGAATATTTCCGTTGCTGCAGGTGAGACTTCAAATACTTTTACCCAAAAGTCTTCTTCTACATGCTCTATTACAGAAAAGAACGTCGCTGAGGGTGTTGGGGTCAAATTTGAAGTGATAGACGAAGGCACAGGCAAACCTGCCTATACTGTCCCAACCCAAAATGGCGTAACGGTAAAGTTCAACAAGAACAGCTCCACCACCCTAAATGTCAAGGTCACAAACACCTACCCCAATAAGCCAGAGGCTAAGAAGGGCAAGTTTGTTATCAAGAAGACGGTTAATGGCCTTGATGCTGGCCAGAAAGATAAAGTCTTCAAGTTCAATTACACCTGTAAGGCACCAGATGGTGATGCCGGCACAGAGCCGCAATCAGCAGAAGTAACTGCTAGCAAGCCCTGGCAATCGGGGGAATATCCTGAGGGGACAACCTGTGCGATAGAGGAAGACCTTGAGAGTGCAAAGGTTTCTGGTTATTCACTGACTTCTGCACAGCCCAAGGGCAATGTCACTATCAAAGCTGATGGTGAGCAAGGCTCCCCGGTAGAGTTCGCTGCAACCAACTCTTATACCAAGGATCTTGGTAGCTTCTCCGTCCAGAAGAAGATCGAGGCATCGGCTGAGGCAATGCCTCTGCTCAAAGATCAAGAATTTGGCTTTAAGTACACCTGTGGAGCTGACAACGGCGAGTTTAAGCTCAAAAACGGTGAAACAAAGAAGGTTGAAGGCATTGCCGCTGGCGCAAAGTGCTCCGTCGAGGAGTCGGATGCCAAGGTGCCAAACGGCTTTACGTGGACTGGGAAGATCGAAGGTACAAATCTTGATCCGAACGACTTCACGATCGAAAAGGATAAAACCCTAGCCTTTACTGCCACCAACACCTATAAGCAACAGCATGGTGGCTTCACACTATCCAAGAACGTGACCGGTGACGCAATCAACCTGGAAGAATTGCAGAAGCGTCCTTACACGTTCAACTACACCTGCACCGCACCAACCGGCGCTGTCATCAATGGCACTGCAGAGGTCACTGAGGGAACCCCGAAGGCAATCGACAACATTCCAGCAGCCTCTACCTGTAAGGTCACGGAAGTTGAGGCCCCTGCTAAAGACACTGACTGGACCGTTGACTTAAGCGTCAACGAAAAGTCAGTAGGAGAGACCGCAGAGTTCACGATTCCTGCTGAAGGTGAGCCGTCGGTAAGTATTCTTGCAAAGAACAACTACCGTCAGCACAAGGGGACCTTTGCAATTGAAAAGATCGTGGATGCGTCTGAAGGCATCGTCACGCCGAAGGAATTTACGTTTACGTGGCAGTGCGGCGAGGCTGAAGGCAATGCGATCGTCCGGGTTACCAACGGCAAGGGTCGTGTAGGAATTGACCGCGCATTCCCAGTGGGCACCAAGTGTTCAGTGAAAGAGCTGGAAGCCGAGGCGGAAGACGCAAGGCTCATTACAAGCTGGGAAAACCAGGAATTCACGATCGACAAAGATAAACAAGACGTGATTGTTTCTGCGACGAATACCTACAGGTACGCAGAAAGCAAGGTCAAGATTGTGAAGAAGCTTGAAGGTCCGGCAAAGGATAAGGCAAAAGACAAGACCTTTACCTTCGATTACAGCTGCGTCCTTAATAACGAGGCTATTGAAGGTTCTGTGAACATCACTGGTGAGGGTGCAACCGAGATTCCTGAATCTTTCCCTGCAGGTACCAAGTGCACCATTACTGAACGGGATGCAAGTATCCCTGGAACCACGTGGACGCATCGGATTGCAGAGGATGGTCAGATCACCATTCAGAGCTCGGTTAAGGCCTATGAAGTAGGTGTAACCAATGCTTACTCCAAGCCTGATTTCCCTTGGTTCATTCCGCTGATTCCACTTGTAATCATTCCGTTGCTGCCGTTGTTCCCGCACCCAACTCCGGCACCGCAGCCAGCACCGCAGAAGCCGTCGGAACAACAGCCTTCCCCCAAGGCTCCTGAAAAGAAGCCGCAGAAGGAAAAGAAGGTTCTGGCGCGCACTGGCGCTAACGTATGGATGTTTATTGTTATCGCTGCACTCCTTGTGCTGTTGGGAGCATTCCTCCGCAGGCGCGGTAACAACTCATAGGATTGTTTAGCTTATAAATAAGCGGCCATCCTATTCATAAGGAGGCGAAGGGGAAACCTTTCGCCTCCTTTGGTATTTACAAATGTCTAGACGGCATGTTGTATGGGATGAGGGAGCTAAATGCAACGGGTATCGTGGTGCTGGCTGGATCTTCTTTTACGTTAT
The sequence above is drawn from the Corynebacterium rouxii genome and encodes:
- a CDS encoding DUF5979 domain-containing protein, with translation MVDSRFYERFPIRRLIALMMVVVVCVGLVVSPRVPSAGAAECKGTVSDLQWKPNSTIQNGIFVGNYGEGADVQFNWKVDSDANPGDQFTLKVPDELVRLGRKDLSLYSSDGQEVAKGAWDGGTKTWTFTLTDYAKTHGDISGTAFFSVQWDRTKTTANTSYPLYFSGCQGGGNLNGKTPEEGIGGLEQTTSKTGVYDSVEDNVRWGVFVGTASNDVYSPVVIKDIGNPQLLIRCTDVKVNDRTPYPHTAINDTPIDPKRWTCEESNGGITVRMVPDEYGRYLTRGQSLAVEIESVVTDDNARYITNKATVDNAPDGIKDVEAQVDRGDAGGVGQGFQGKIKIQKEVVGETAPVQGNKFDFEYKCGDTTQNISVAAGETSNTFTQKSSSTCSITEKNVAEGVGVKFEVIDEGTGKPAYTVPTQNGVTVKFNKNSSTTLNVKVTNTYPNKPEAKKGKFVIKKTVNGLDAGQKDKVFKFNYTCKAPDGDAGTEPQSAEVTASKPWQSGEYPEGTTCAIEEDLESAKVSGYSLTSAQPKGNVTIKADGEQGSPVEFAATNSYTKDLGSFSVQKKIEASAEAMPLLKDQEFGFKYTCGADNGEFKLKNGETKKVEGIAAGAKCSVEESDAKVPNGFTWTGKIEGTNLDPNDFTIEKDKTLAFTATNTYKQQHGGFTLSKNVTGDAINLEELQKRPYTFNYTCTAPTGAVINGTAEVTEGTPKAIDNIPAASTCKVTEVEAPAKDTDWTVDLSVNEKSVGETAEFTIPAEGEPSVSILAKNNYRQHKGTFAIEKIVDASEGIVTPKEFTFTWQCGEAEGNAIVRVTNGKGRVGIDRAFPVGTKCSVKELEAEAEDARLITSWENQEFTIDKDKQDVIVSATNTYRYAESKVKIVKKLEGPAKDKAKDKTFTFDYSCVLNNEAIEGSVNITGEGATEIPESFPAGTKCTITERDASIPGTTWTHRIAEDGQITIQSSVKAYEVGVTNAYSKPDFPWFIPLIPLVIIPLLPLFPHPTPAPQPAPQKPSEQQPSPKAPEKKPQKEKKVLARTGANVWMFIVIAALLVLLGAFLRRRGNNS
- the deoC gene encoding deoxyribose-phosphate aldolase, coding for MTTRNDVAQMIDHTLLKPEATTDDFKALIADAARLGTYSVCVSPSALPVEVPENLHVATVVGFPSGAVKPEIKAAEAARAVADGAEEVDMVINIALAKEGKFDELEAEIKAVRDAVPAPGILKVILETAALTDNEIVAACKASENAGADFVKTSTGFHPAGGASVHAVEIMHATVGGRLGIKASGGIRTAKDALAMIEAGATRLGLSASAAILEELGE
- a CDS encoding phospho-sugar mutase encodes the protein MSYAELEHTAREWADHDPDPRTKETIEGWLKTHDEESLQQAFNGPLTFGTAGLRARVGAGESQLSLAVILRTTYGLVNWVKTQLGADATPTIVIGCDARHGSLEFHQAAAEVVSAAGGRALLLPAKNPTPLTAFSVKKFGADAGIMVTASHNPPADNGYKVYLGGRIAQGPAEGVQLISPADKEISEAIAAAPYADEIPRTTDNIEHVDPREDYLTRALTLADKKSDILIALTAMHGVGAALGEKVLTAAGFNVSLVPEQAEPDPDFPTVSFPNPEEKGALDLAKAHANAIGADVIIAYDPDADRCAVATPDANAEGGWRQLSGDETGAVLGAYRAGVAKPGSMANSIVSGRLLSKIAEAAGRTHATTLTGFKWIARTPELVFGYEEAIGFCCDPEAVADKDGVSASVVVASLVSALKAEGRTLDDALDDLAREHGLYQTAPLTFRVDDLSIIARAMSTLRTQPPTELAGATVTEVTDLNDPTLPWGATDGMMFITDHNDRIICRPSGTEPKLKCYLEVVMPVTGGTIPRAEATQRLDAIATALRTHLGM
- a CDS encoding aspartate kinase, whose translation is MALVVQKYGGSSLESAERIRRVAERIVATKKQGHDVVVVCSAMGDTTDELLDLAAQVNPVPPAREMDMLLTAGERISNALVAMAIESFGAKAQSFTGSQAGVITTERHGNARIVDVTPGRVREALDEGKICLVAGFQGVNRESKDVTTLGRGGSDTTAVALAAALNADVCEIYSDVDGVYTADPRIVSNAQKLEKLCFEEMLELAASGSKILVLRSVEYARAFGVPLRVRSSYSNDPGTLVAGSMEDIPVEEAVLTGVATDNSEAKITVLGIPDSPGSASAVFRALADAEINIDTVLQNISSLEDNRTDITFTCPRADGPHAMELLRNLQTKNDWQNVLYDDQIGKVSLVGAGMKSHPGVTAEFCEALRDAGVNIELISTSEIRISVLIRESDVDVAARAIHEKFELGGETEAVVYAGTGR
- a CDS encoding mannosyltransferase family protein, translated to MNKVLTALALVAATTVLRLGAFAIAGATAGIPNAVTTAALKWDADQYLTIARDGYLANPETSVAFFPGLPITMRVLSAITHLPLEASGLVIVTIATVALALAVMRLAELMGFTTPSGRIVATLVVLFAPMSGTFTMVYTEAPFMALSLWAIVAMMQERWRRTTFLIALAGLVRLTGIDLVATFAIVLLLASKRHLPLAAIAALPTASYLAWASWVTRDAGGYFGIQEKGWGSGFDGGISTINWIIHSLHEPIRLGYVLSSVSMIIAVIALIVAYQRLPLAPWLFSLFIALNVLLSGGIMHSRPRLLLPMVLLALPFIRTWPAVILWSLGGLAISAYMIVVFPWAI
- a CDS encoding DMT family transporter, which produces MYSNFLAMAFALASALTIAWGTVVRHRIAEETDGSPLLEAVTHFRWWVGSLTALLGYALQVVALGFGALLIVQPILVLSLMFTLPLSARYDGRLPSRDEMGWAGALTVAVAVLVVLGKPAAGDPQPPMDRWLLALGIGAVILLALWFISGRLALNTRALVLGSITGGVYGYVAVLSKATVDIMTHGGIATLVFSWQGYSLLFGAILGTVIQQYAFNAGPLKNSLPAMTIVEPIVAFALGYAVLGEQFQVYDLNWVFMAAALITMVVSTFALSWRGVGS